GTACAGTGTCGCTCGGCTTACCCCCGCCTCGAGAATGATTTCGTCGATCGTGGCGTGGATATAGGGTGTGCGGGAAAAGACCCGGCGCGCCGCTTCCAGTATTCGGGCCCGCGTAATTCCGCGGCGGCGCACCTGCACGCGTTTGCGCACTTCGCCGGTTTGCCCTTGCTGTTCGGCTGGAACCGGAACGGTCGATGTCTTCATGTAATCCTTCCCACGCACCAGCGCGCCCTGTTTGGTCCGGAATATACGAAGCGCTTATCCAGAGGAAGCGTCGCAGACCACACCTGCACCCGCCGCGACATCGATGTCTTAAATATGGTGGATGTTCGCTCCTGCGCGACACCCCGTACGTCAGGTGACATCGCATCATTTCAACGCCTTGAAACACATCCCCCTATTCAATCCTTGTCGCTTGCGGCAGAACCCCCACATCGTCACGATGCGCAGGAACAGGAGAACGCTGCCATGCCATTTCGCCATATGGTGCTTGCCGCCACATCCGCCCTTTCAATCGCGAGCATACCTGCCATGACTTACGCCGCCGAAAAGACGCCGACCAAGGCTACTGCCGCTAAGGCAAAGCCTTCTGCAGGGCCCTTTGCAAACACGTCCACCCTGCCGTTTCAGGCCCCCGATTTCACGAAAATCAAGGACGCCGATTACCTGCCTGCGATCGAGGCCGGGATTGCGGCGCAGCAGGCGGAAATCACCGCGATCGCAAACAATCCCGATGCGCCCACGTTCGACAACACGCTCGCCGCGATGGAGCGGAGCGGACAGGTTCTGACCCGCGCCTCCGCCGCGTTTTTTGCCGTGGTTGGCGCCAACACCAATGATGCGCTGGATGCGGTGGAAACGGCCGTCTCGCCCAAGCTCGCCGCCCACGCGGACGAAATCTATCTCAACGCCAAACTGTTTGCGCGGGTGAAGGCGCTCTACGATGCGCGCGCCACTCTCTCGTTGACGGGGGAACAGGCACGCCTGCTCGAAACCACCTACGAACGTTTCGTCAATGCCGGGGCGCAGTTGAACGATGCCGACAAAGTGAAGCTGAAAGGGCTTAACGAACAGCTTTCCACGCTTGGCACCGAATTTTCGCAGAAGCTTACCCAGGCGACCAAGGATGGCGCGCTGGTGGTCAACACGCGCGAGGAACTGGCCGGGTTGAGCGATGCCGAAATCGACGCGGCAGCGAAGGAAGCCAAGGACCGGGGGCAGACGGGCAAGTACGTTCTCGCGCTGGTCAACACCACGCAGCAACCCCTGCTCGCCAGCCTGACCAACCGCGAAACCCGGCGCAAGCTCTACGAAGCCAGCGTTACCCGCACCTCACACGGGGATGCCAACGACACCCGCAAGATCATCGCCCGTCTGGCGGAACTGCGCGCGGACAAGGCGGCCTTGCTGGGCTATCCCGATTTCGCCACGTCAGTCATGTATGATCGCATGGTCAAAACCCCGGCTGAAGCGCTGGATTTTATGGCAAAACTGGTTACCCCGCTGGCATCCAAACAAGTGGTCGAAGCGGGCGAACTGGATACTGCGATCACGCAAGGCGGCGGCGATTTCACCGTGCGCCCGTGGGACTGGGATTTCTATGCGGAGAAAGTCCGCAAGGCGAAATACGATCTCGATCAGAATGAGGTGAAGCCCTATTTCCAGGTTGACCGGGTACTACAGGATGGCGTGTTCCATGCCGCCAACCTAATGTACGGGCTGACTTTTGAAAAGCGTAACGACATCCCGGTCTATCACCCGGATGTCACCGTTTACACCGTGCGTGACCGTGATGGATCGGATCTCGCGCTGTTCTATTTCGATCCTTATGCCCGGCCCAACAAGCAGGGCGGCGCATGGATGGGCAATTTTGTCGAACAGTCGCGGTTGATGGGCACGAAGCCTGTCATCTACAACGTGCTGAACATACCCAAGGCCGGCGCAGGCGAACCGCAACTGGTCAGCTGGGACGACGTGATCACCATGTTCCACGAATTCGGCCATGGCCTGCATGGGCTGTTTGCCGATCAGGACTATCCGTCGCTGTCGGGTACCAACACCGCGCGCGATTTCGTGGAGTTCCCGAGCCAGTTCAACGAGAACTTCGCGACGCAGCCTTCGATCCTTGCCAATTATGCCAAGCATTACCAGACCGGCGCGACCATCCCCGCAGCCCTGATGGACAAGATCACGAAATCGCGGAACTTCAATCAGGGTTATGCGCTGGGTGAAGTGGTCGCCGCGGCCCTGCTCGACATGCGCTGGCATGCGCTGAAGGCCGGACAAAAGGTCCCCGATGCCGACGCTTTCGAGAAGCAGGCGCTCGATAGTCTGGCACTGCGCACCGATCTGGTGCCGCCGCGGTATTACAGCGCGTTTTTCCGTCACATCTGGGATCATGGCTATGCCGCGGGATACTATTCCTACCTCTGGACCGAGATGATCGCGCACGATGCCTTCAGCTATCTGATGGACCATGGCGGCGGATTGACCCGCGCCGCCGGCGACAACTTCCGCGCCAAGATTCTCAGCCGTGGCAACAGTATGGATTACGCCGAAATGTACCGGGCCTATGCCGGACGCGATCCGCAGATCGAAGCCATGGTCGAAGCGCGCGGCCTCGACGACGGGAAGTAGATCCGGCTGCGCAGAAAAACCATCCTTCCGGGGCCTCCGCTCCGGAAGGATGGGCACCGCTCAGGCGCGGGTCGATAGCGCCCAGTGCCCGGGTTCGCCCAGCCAGCGGGCCTCCACGCCCCACACGCGCGCAATGACGCTTTCCGACAGGGCTTCCTGCGGCGGGCCATCCGCCGCCACTTTGCCCCCTTCAAGCACCAGGACGCGATCCGCGCAGTTTCGTGCCAGCGCAAGGTCGTGCAGCACCAGCACAACGCCTGCGCCATCACGCGCCGCTTCGCGCAGTCGGGCCAGCAAAGCCAACTGATGCGCCAGATCGAGAGCGGCCAGCGGTTCATCGGCGAGAATCCAGTCCGGCTCGCCTGCCAGCACCCGCGCCAGCAAGGCTCTGGCCCGTTCACCGCCCGACAATCGGGATACCGGGCGTGATGCCATGGCATCGAGATCGAGCGCCGCCATCGCCCAGGCAATCGCAGCCTGCCCCCCGCCCGCGGCATCGCCGTGCGGCAAACGGCCAAGCGCAACGAGATTGCCGACCGAAACATCCCAGGCAATGTCCCCGCTTTGCGGCAGATACCCGATCGCACGCGCACGCGCGGGCGCTGCGACATGTTTCAACGCGCAGCCATCGAACAGAACATCCCCGCAATCGGGCCGAATCAGGCCTGCAAAAACGGATAGCAGCGTGGACTTGCCAGCCCCGTTCGGGCCGCAAATCGCGGTCACGTGGCCGCGTTCGAGCGCGGCGGACACACCGTGCAAGGCAGGCTGGCTTCCCAGCGTTACCGCCACATCGCGAACCGCCAGCATCAGGCCATCCCCCGGCGCATGCGCAAAAGCAGCGCAAGAAAGAATGGCGCGCCCAACAGGCTAAGCGTAATACCCAGACGCAATTCCGTGACCAGCGGCAGCACCCGGCACAGACTGTCCGCAACCAGCACCAGCAAAGCCCCGGCCAAGGCGCTGGGCAATAACAGCGACGATGGCCTGCGATCAGTGAATGGGCGCACCAGATGCGGCACAATCAGGCCGACGAAGCCGATCACCCCTGCCACGGCGACGCCGGAACCGACGGTCAGCCCAACGCCAGCGATCAGCCATCCGCGCAAACGCGCGGGCTGCATACCCAGCGAGCGCGCGGCTGCCTCGCCCAGCGTTAGCGCGTCGAGCCCTTGCGCGGCCATGGCGAAGCAGGCGATCCCGGCCAGTGTCAAAGGGCCCGCCAGCCATACGTCGTTCCAGCTACGATCGGTCAGCGCCCCCATCAGCCAGGTGACGATTTCCGAAACAGCGAAAGCATTGGGGGCAAAGCTGATCAACAGCGACGTCAGCGCGCCGGTCAGGCTCGCCAGCATCATCCCCGCCAGTGTAAACAATGCGATGCCGCCCGTGCGGCCCGCAATCAGCGCCAGCAGCGCCATGGCGCCCGCCGCCCCGGCGAGGGCGAAGAGCGGCAGAACCCACACAGTCGCCACGCCAAGAAACAGCGCGAGAACAGCGCCGAACGCCGCACCCGGCGCGATCCCGAACAGCCCGGGATCGGCCAGAGGATTGCGCAGATACCCCTGCATCGCCGCGCCTGCAGTGCCCAGCCCCGCCCCGATAATCACCGCAAGTATCCCGCGTGGTAGGCGCAACTCCGTCAGGATCACCACGGCATTTCCTGCGTGCCACGGATCGAGCCACACCCTTCCGGCAAGCAGCGAAAGCGGCAGCGCGAAGGCCAGCATGATCGCCAGAACGACGGTTGCCCGGTTCATCATGAACGGAACCCCCGGCGAATGTCGGCCAGCCGCTGCACCGCCCGCACAATGGTTGGCCCACCACAATAGAGCATGGAGGGATCAAACCGTTCGCGGCGGGTATGCACCAGCGCCTGCAAGGCGGGATGCGCCAGCATCCGGTCCTCTCCATCGCCGGGCGTGCCAGCCGTAAGGATCAGTGTGGGGGGATCGTGCAACACGGCTTCCAGCGGCAGATAATCCGCCTGTCGCAAGCCGCGCCGTGACGAAAGACTGTCAAAACCAGTGCGCTGCAAGAGATCGTTCACCAAGGTATTATCCCCCGGTACGATACCGCCCGATTGCCACAGGATGGTGGTAACGGGTCGTTCACCCGGCGGCGGCGCGGCTTGCGCCACGGCTGTTGCGATCTTTGCCGCCAGATCGCGGCCACGCGCGGCATTGCCGGTCACAAGCCCGATTTGACGGATTTGATCGAGGCTTTCCGGCACATTGTGGGCGATATCAAAACCGACCACCCTGATGCCGAACTGCTCCAGCGCTGCCTTCGTATTATAAGGCAGGAACGCCCCGGCGATGACGATGTCGGGCTTCAGGGCCAGGATTTCCTCCACTGTGCCGCCCGTGCTGCGAAAACGCCGCGCCGCGGCCACTGGCATGGAACTCGACCGGGGATCGTGGCTGTAATGCGAAATGGCAAGGATCTGGGCAGGGTCCGCGATTTCTCCCAATACCGCGTCGGTACAAGGATTGACCGAAACGATCGTCGGCCGATGCACGCTATCGCCCGGCACATCGGCAAGCGGGGTGCATCCGGCCAGAGCAAAACTTGCCAGCGCGAGATGCACCCCTGTTTTCACCGCGTTACTTCCTCAACCGCACGCCGATATAGGCGGCGCGCCCTTGTGTGCCGTAACCACCGGCAATGGTGTAGTCCTGATCCCACACATTCTCCACCCGGCCGAACACCTCGATCGTATCGTTGATGCGATAGCTGGCGCGAATGTCACCAAGAGCATAACTGTCCAGGAGCCTCGTGTTGCTGGCGTTGTCCCACGCATCACCGACCACGCGAAGATCGAAGCCGAGAGCCAGCCCAAGCGGGGTGGTCCAGTCGATCGAGCCCGTGATCATGTGTTCAGGACGGCGGGCGAAGGCATTGCCGCGATTGATATCGCCCGGCGTACGGTTTTCGGTATCCGCATAGCTATAGACGATGTTCGTCGAGAGATTCGGCGTGAAGCGCAACCCGGCTTCCAGTTCGAAGCCCTGCGCCCGTCCTTTGCCCACGTTGTAATAGAACCCGGAAGGCCGCGTGGCACACAGCGGTGCGGTGCCAGTCCAGCAACTGAAGAAGTCGATCAGGTTCGATGCATCCCGACGATAAGCCGTTGCGGCCAGATAGACGGTATCGCCCCGATCACCATAGGAAATGCCGATTTCGTAGGTCTTGCTGCGTTCGGGCTGCACGTCCGGATTGCCGTATTGCGACAGCAATTGATAGAGCGTCGGCGCCTTGAATCCTTCGCCATAGGCCGCACGAACGCGCAAACCGGGGCTGATCAGATAGGACGCATTGGCGCCAAAGGTCCATTCGCCTCCGAAATCCGAATGGTCATCATAACGCAGGCCAGCCGTCGCGATCAGACGATCGCCGTAATAGCCCAACAGGGCGTGCACGCTCCCGTTTTTCGCCTTGCCCTTGTCCGGCGCATTGCTGAACCGGCTCCATTCGTGGTCCCCGCCGAAATTAAGCGCGAACTTGCCCGGCAAGGCAACCCGGCCGAACAGTTCCACCCGTTCGGACCGGCCATCGATGCGATAGGGGAACGACGGATCATCGCCGTCGCGCCGGGTATCTACAATCGTATAGCCTGCATTCAATTGCAGGCTGCCGGTGTCGTAGAGCGCGCCGATACGGCCGGACCATGCTTCAAGCTTTTCCGTCACATCGGCATCGGCGAATGTGTAGGTGGGCGGCGGGAATCCATCCAGTTCCACCTTGCCCCGCGAATAACGGGCATTGGCCGACAAGGAGAGCGTTTCCGTCAGGCGATAGCGTGCGCGACCGGCCAGATTGTATTGCCGATACCCATCCTTTTCCGTGCCGGAAGCCGCCGCCGAATACCCTTCCGCATCGATGAAGCTGCCTGACAGGGCCGCTTCGAACCGATCACTGACAATACCGGCGGCGGCCGTTGCCGTGACGCGATCATCCCCGCCGTATTCGATGCTGCCGCTGGCACCGTTCTCGATCCGGGTGGTGATGTTCATCACCCCGCCCATGGCGTGGGAACCCCAGACGACCGAATTCGGGCCGCGCAGCAGTTCCACGCTCTCGATCGTGCCGTTGGCCAGTTGGGCCAAGTCAAATTCACCATTGGTGGTCGAGGCATCGTTGACCCGCACCCCATCGATCAGCACCAGCGTCTGCCCGGCAGGTGCGCCGCGAACCCCCAGCAGGGTCACGCTGCCCATTGGCCCGGTGCGGGTAAAAGTCGTGCCAGGCAACCGGGTGAGAACGCGCGTGAAATCGCCACCCTGCACCTGTTCGATTTCTTCACGATTGATCACGGTGATGGGCTGCGCCGTGTCATCGGACGATTGCGGCAATCCCGTTGCAGTAACGACAATTTCCTTGTCTTCGGCCAGGGCGGGCTGCGCCAAAACAAGACATGATCCTGCTAAAAACAGATACTTATACATCAAACCTTCTCCATCGAACGAACCAATGTCGTTCGTGGCGAGAGGTCGCGTATCCGCTTTCCTCGTCCGCTGCCTTGGGTACACCCCGCCCTTCGGCTGAACGACCGACACAGGCAGGTCTCCTGGCTCCCGGATCACAGCATTCCGTCCGCCTTCCCGGCCCGCAATCGCAAGGATTACCTTCGGCCAGTGGCAAAGTGGGACAGAACACTCCCCGGTCACAGTTGCGGGGGCAGCACCGGTATTTCACCGATTTCCCTCTTAGGTCCAGAAGCAGCAGATGCCCCGGGACAACCTATGACGTGGGCGCCCATTATGCCGCACGCTCGCGATTTGCAAGCTGCCTTGCCTGCATCGTGCGATGCACCGTGATCGGTGTGTTTTTATATCCGCGCGTTAACGCTCGCCTCACACTGTTCCGCTACGGGACAATAGCCGGATCGCGGATGCGGCCCGCCATCATCCCCGCTACGCGCGCAAACGCGGCGAAAGCAGCACACGAGACAGGACCAGAGTTTGCGCATTATTCCTTCCACCGAAGAGCGGCCGGGCGATTTTCGCGCACGGTTCAGGCGGCGTTCTCGCCCCCTGTCCGCCCGGTGGTGCGGCCCGTTCGGCTTGCGCGGTCCTCGCGGGCAAAGGTTGGCCGTTCTGGCGGCTGCCATTGCCGTGCCGGCCTTCGCCACCCCCGCTTCGTGGGATCTTCCCACCTATGCCGATTCGGCTGAAGCGGCCACGGCCACGCTGGGGTTTGAAACGCCGGGAGAAAGCTTTCCCGGTTCAGCGTTCTACTATCTTGCGGACGATGGGATCATGCCCGCCGCCACGGCAGGTGCGCCCGCGTTCCAGACCGGCGCCCATTGGGACAGCGAAGAACCCGCTCCCGCTATCGCAAATACAGCACGCCCGCTGTTCGCCGCCGGATCGCCAACGGATGAAGCGCGCGCGCTCCACTGCCTGACACAAGCGATCTACTACGAGGCCGCAAGCGAATCCGATGCCGGCCAACGCGCCGTCGCGCAAGTCGTGCTGAACCGGGTCAGCCATCCCGCCTATCCGAACACCGTGTGCGGTGTCGTCTATCAGGGTTCCGAACGCCGGACCGGTTGCCAGTTTACTTTCACCTGCGACGGTTCGTTGGCGCGCACGCCCTCCCGTTTCGCATGGGATCGCGCACACGCGGCGGCACAAGCCGCGCTTGCCGGCGCGGTGTACGCGCCGGTTGGATTGGCGACGCATTATCACACGATCCAGGTTCACCCATACTGGGCCCCCAGCCTCAATCGTTTAACCACCATCGGCGCACACATTTTCTACAGCTGGCGCGGCAATGCCGGACGTCCCGCCGCGTTCAGCGATCGCTATATCGGCAACGAACCGGTGGCCGCCCCCCACGCCCGGACCGTATCCGATCCGAAGGCCGCACTCGATCCGCTCGAACTGGCCCGAACCTATGAAGCCAGCCTTCCGCGTGGCGCTTCCGGCATGTCACTTCCGATCACCGAAAGCGGCATCGCCCCCCAGCCGCGCCCTGATTACACTCCGGCTGTTGCCGCGCGCGGCGGCGACACCCTCTACGAGGGATCCCAGCTCCCGCAGAGCGGTAGCGTAAAGGCCGAATTTGCCCGCAGCGGTGAATGGATCAACAAGCCGTAATTATCTTCCGCCCGCCGGAACCAATTGGCCTAGTAGCCAGTTTTTATGGTTAATTTCCCGTAAACCATGAGCGCCAACGAAGACTTAGTCCGGAGCGTTCAATAAGGCCAAAATTATCCGCGATGAGGCCTGTAATGACCATCCATTTTGCCGCTGCGCGCGATGCCCGGAAATCTCCCGTGGCACGTGCACTGACGCGCCCTGAATTGCGTCCGGCGTGCAATGATAACGCTACCGCCGGCAAACATGACCTCATGATGCATGCCGCCTTGCAGCACTTCGCCGAATTTGGCCTCAATGCCCCCCAGCACGCACGCGACCGGGCCAGAGATGCGTTCTTTTCCGGCGATCGGGAAGCCTATGGCTGGTGGTTGGAAATCTGCCGGCAACTGGACACGCATATGGCGCGCCAACTCGCCAGTCTGATCGATCCCGACCCACGCAATAGCGCCATATAACCGAATTGCACACGGCCCCGGCCCACCGCTGCCCGCACCTTGGTAACCGGCCTGTTAACTAGTCGGTTACGCTTTGCCTGTAACCGGGCAAGGCATGTGCGAACAGGAGCGAAACCATTAAACGGTTGCAGACATTGCTGGCCCGTTTGAGAGAGGGCAACGACCCGGTCGATGACCGCGTTCGTGCGCTCCTTCTCGGGACGCTCTATACGCAACCCACCAGTCTTGCGATCGGCGCTATCAACGGTGTGGCATCCGCTGTCATCGCGGCTTATGTCACCGACAATCGCCTGCTCGTTGTTGCAAGCATTCTCCTTATCCTGATCGCGGTAACCCGTGTAGCCCTGAGCCACTGGATCGGTCGTCAGACGATTCTGCCGGAACATGCCCGGCGCTGGGAAACGGCTTACGAAATCGGCGCTTTCAGCTATTCCATCATGCTGGGCCTGATCGCGGCGCTTTCCATCGGGCTACAGGTCAATGGCCATGTGCAGGTGATGACGGTTGCCGTTGCGCTCTGTTACGGCACCGGAATCGCGGCCCGCAACGCCGGGCGGCCGAACATTGCCATCGGGCAGTTGTTTCTCTCCCTCGTGCCGGTGATCATCGCGTTGTTCTATGTGGGCTCGCTCGCCTACATCGTTCTTGCGATAACCGTAACCCTGCTGGTCCCGGCAATGATGTCGATTTCTCTCAATGTGTTCGGTACCCTGCGCCAATCGATTACCGAAGCGCAGAACAACGCGGAACTGGCCGAACGCATGCAGATACTGGCCCGTACCGACGTCGTCACCGGCATCGCCAATCGCGCTGGCCTCAATCACGAACTGACCGAAAAATCCCTCGCCCTGCCTGCGGACCGGAAGCTGATGCTGCTGTGGGCGGACCTCGATCGCTTCAAGGAAGTGAACGACACGCTCGGGCATCCCGTCGGCGACAAGGTTTTGGCGGAAGTCGCCAAACGCCTGACCGAACAAGCCCCGAAAAGCGCAACACTCGCCCGTTTTGGTGGCGATGAATTCATTATGGTGTGCGAAATCGACGCCCGCAAACAGGCCGAAGATATCGCCAGTCATGTCCTCGGCGAAATCAGTCGTCCGTTCCGCCTCGATGGCGAACGGTTGACCGTGGGCGCTTCACTCGGCGTGGCCCTGCTTCCGGACGATGGCGCCGATATCGCAACACTGATGCAATGCGCCGACCTTGCGCTTTATCACGCCAAAGTCGGAGGGGGGCAGACGGTGAGCTTCTTCGACGCAGCCATGACGCGCGATCTCGTGCGGCGGCGGGAAATCGAGGCGGAATTGCGCGCTGCGATCCAGCGCGATGAACTGTCGATCTTCTTCCAGCCGATTGTCGATCTTGAAACAGGGCGCATCCGCGCGTTCGAAGCGCTGGTGCGCTGGTTCCATCCCGAAAAGGGCGAACTGCGGCCGGATGAATTCATCCCTGTGGCAGAAGAAACCGGCGTTATCATCACGTTGGGCAACTGGATCACGTCGCAAGCTGCAAAAGCCTGCGCGCAATGGCCCGAGGACGTCAGCGTGGCCGTCAATCTTTCGCCAGCCCAAATTCGTGCGCCCGGTGCCGCACTGGGCATCCACAATGCCTTGCGCGAAGCGGGGCTCGACCCGAGCAGGCTGGAATTGGAAGTCACGGAAAGCCTGTTTCTCGACGACGATGAGAATACCGGGCGTTTCATGGATGAACTCTCGGCGCTCGGCGTGCGCTTCGCTCTCGACGATTTCGGCACCGGCTTTTCCTCGCTCGGCTACATCAACAAATTTCCCTTCAAGAAAATCAAGGTCGACAGAAGCTTCGTATCGGGTCCGAACGTGGGCCGCAAAAGCGAAGCCATTATCCGGGCCGTGGCCAAAATGGGTTCCACGCTCGAGATGGATATCGTCGCCGAAGGTCTCGAAACCGTGGAACAGGTCAACGCCGTTCGCGATGCGGGCTGTAACCTCGGTCAGGGCTATTACTTCAGCCGCGCCGTTCCGGACTATCTCGCCGTGATGCTTCTCGCGCGGGAACGCGACGAGCACGAACCACGTCAACAGGTTCTTTAAGCACCGGCTCCGGCGGGCGCCCGCCGACAATCGCACCAACGCATATATCAGGCAATTCTACCGCGATGCCTGCATGGCATTCACGGGCCCGCGGATGAGAGACCCGCCAGCGCGGAATGGCCGGACGAGACGCCACAATGCAGCGACGAATTGCCGGTTTAACGCTCTTGCGATGCATTATTAAAGATAGTTGCCCGGTGGCGGTTTTTGGCGGTTGCAATAGGTGTCGGACGAGCCTAGGGCGACGCGGTTAGCCGGGTCCCGCCGCCCTGTTGGCGCGCGGCTTGCCCATATGCCTGAAATGCCCTCCAAACGGGAAGGAAATCCACTCATCATGGCTCGCAAGAAAATCGCCCTTATCGGCGCCGGTAACATCGGCGGCACCCTTGCTCACCTCGCAGCACAGAAAGAACTGGGCGACATCGTCCTGTTCGACGTTGTCGAAGGCGTTCCCCAGGGCAAGGCTCTGGACCTGTCGCAGTGCGGCCCGGTCGAAGGCTTTGACGCCAAGATCACCGGCACCAACGACTATGCCGACATCGCGGGCGCAGACGTTATCATCGTCACCGCCGGCGTTGCCCGCAAGCCCGGCATGAGCCGTGACGACCTTCTCGGCATCAACCTCTCGGTGATGAAGTCGGTCGGCGAAGGCATCAAGAACAACGCCCCTGACGCATTCGTGATCTGCATCACCAATCCGCTCGACGCGATGGTCTGGGCGCTGCGCGAATTCTCTGGCCTGCCCCACAACAAGGTGGTCGGCATGGCTGGCGTGCT
This genomic window from Caenibius tardaugens NBRC 16725 contains:
- a CDS encoding TonB-dependent receptor plug domain-containing protein; this encodes MAQPALAEDKEIVVTATGLPQSSDDTAQPITVINREEIEQVQGGDFTRVLTRLPGTTFTRTGPMGSVTLLGVRGAPAGQTLVLIDGVRVNDASTTNGEFDLAQLANGTIESVELLRGPNSVVWGSHAMGGVMNITTRIENGASGSIEYGGDDRVTATAAAGIVSDRFEAALSGSFIDAEGYSAAASGTEKDGYRQYNLAGRARYRLTETLSLSANARYSRGKVELDGFPPPTYTFADADVTEKLEAWSGRIGALYDTGSLQLNAGYTIVDTRRDGDDPSFPYRIDGRSERVELFGRVALPGKFALNFGGDHEWSRFSNAPDKGKAKNGSVHALLGYYGDRLIATAGLRYDDHSDFGGEWTFGANASYLISPGLRVRAAYGEGFKAPTLYQLLSQYGNPDVQPERSKTYEIGISYGDRGDTVYLAATAYRRDASNLIDFFSCWTGTAPLCATRPSGFYYNVGKGRAQGFELEAGLRFTPNLSTNIVYSYADTENRTPGDINRGNAFARRPEHMITGSIDWTTPLGLALGFDLRVVGDAWDNASNTRLLDSYALGDIRASYRINDTIEVFGRVENVWDQDYTIAGGYGTQGRAAYIGVRLRK
- a CDS encoding FecCD family ABC transporter permease: MNRATVVLAIMLAFALPLSLLAGRVWLDPWHAGNAVVILTELRLPRGILAVIIGAGLGTAGAAMQGYLRNPLADPGLFGIAPGAAFGAVLALFLGVATVWVLPLFALAGAAGAMALLALIAGRTGGIALFTLAGMMLASLTGALTSLLISFAPNAFAVSEIVTWLMGALTDRSWNDVWLAGPLTLAGIACFAMAAQGLDALTLGEAAARSLGMQPARLRGWLIAGVGLTVGSGVAVAGVIGFVGLIVPHLVRPFTDRRPSSLLLPSALAGALLVLVADSLCRVLPLVTELRLGITLSLLGAPFFLALLLRMRRGMA
- a CDS encoding M3 family metallopeptidase is translated as MTYAAEKTPTKATAAKAKPSAGPFANTSTLPFQAPDFTKIKDADYLPAIEAGIAAQQAEITAIANNPDAPTFDNTLAAMERSGQVLTRASAAFFAVVGANTNDALDAVETAVSPKLAAHADEIYLNAKLFARVKALYDARATLSLTGEQARLLETTYERFVNAGAQLNDADKVKLKGLNEQLSTLGTEFSQKLTQATKDGALVVNTREELAGLSDAEIDAAAKEAKDRGQTGKYVLALVNTTQQPLLASLTNRETRRKLYEASVTRTSHGDANDTRKIIARLAELRADKAALLGYPDFATSVMYDRMVKTPAEALDFMAKLVTPLASKQVVEAGELDTAITQGGGDFTVRPWDWDFYAEKVRKAKYDLDQNEVKPYFQVDRVLQDGVFHAANLMYGLTFEKRNDIPVYHPDVTVYTVRDRDGSDLALFYFDPYARPNKQGGAWMGNFVEQSRLMGTKPVIYNVLNIPKAGAGEPQLVSWDDVITMFHEFGHGLHGLFADQDYPSLSGTNTARDFVEFPSQFNENFATQPSILANYAKHYQTGATIPAALMDKITKSRNFNQGYALGEVVAAALLDMRWHALKAGQKVPDADAFEKQALDSLALRTDLVPPRYYSAFFRHIWDHGYAAGYYSYLWTEMIAHDAFSYLMDHGGGLTRAAGDNFRAKILSRGNSMDYAEMYRAYAGRDPQIEAMVEARGLDDGK
- a CDS encoding cell wall hydrolase, which codes for MRIIPSTEERPGDFRARFRRRSRPLSARWCGPFGLRGPRGQRLAVLAAAIAVPAFATPASWDLPTYADSAEAATATLGFETPGESFPGSAFYYLADDGIMPAATAGAPAFQTGAHWDSEEPAPAIANTARPLFAAGSPTDEARALHCLTQAIYYEAASESDAGQRAVAQVVLNRVSHPAYPNTVCGVVYQGSERRTGCQFTFTCDGSLARTPSRFAWDRAHAAAQAALAGAVYAPVGLATHYHTIQVHPYWAPSLNRLTTIGAHIFYSWRGNAGRPAAFSDRYIGNEPVAAPHARTVSDPKAALDPLELARTYEASLPRGASGMSLPITESGIAPQPRPDYTPAVAARGGDTLYEGSQLPQSGSVKAEFARSGEWINKP
- a CDS encoding ABC transporter substrate-binding protein codes for the protein MKTGVHLALASFALAGCTPLADVPGDSVHRPTIVSVNPCTDAVLGEIADPAQILAISHYSHDPRSSSMPVAAARRFRSTGGTVEEILALKPDIVIAGAFLPYNTKAALEQFGIRVVGFDIAHNVPESLDQIRQIGLVTGNAARGRDLAAKIATAVAQAAPPPGERPVTTILWQSGGIVPGDNTLVNDLLQRTGFDSLSSRRGLRQADYLPLEAVLHDPPTLILTAGTPGDGEDRMLAHPALQALVHTRRERFDPSMLYCGGPTIVRAVQRLADIRRGFRS
- a CDS encoding ABC transporter ATP-binding protein, with the translated sequence MLAVRDVAVTLGSQPALHGVSAALERGHVTAICGPNGAGKSTLLSVFAGLIRPDCGDVLFDGCALKHVAAPARARAIGYLPQSGDIAWDVSVGNLVALGRLPHGDAAGGGQAAIAWAMAALDLDAMASRPVSRLSGGERARALLARVLAGEPDWILADEPLAALDLAHQLALLARLREAARDGAGVVLVLHDLALARNCADRVLVLEGGKVAADGPPQEALSESVIARVWGVEARWLGEPGHWALSTRA
- a CDS encoding putative bifunctional diguanylate cyclase/phosphodiesterase; the protein is MREGNDPVDDRVRALLLGTLYTQPTSLAIGAINGVASAVIAAYVTDNRLLVVASILLILIAVTRVALSHWIGRQTILPEHARRWETAYEIGAFSYSIMLGLIAALSIGLQVNGHVQVMTVAVALCYGTGIAARNAGRPNIAIGQLFLSLVPVIIALFYVGSLAYIVLAITVTLLVPAMMSISLNVFGTLRQSITEAQNNAELAERMQILARTDVVTGIANRAGLNHELTEKSLALPADRKLMLLWADLDRFKEVNDTLGHPVGDKVLAEVAKRLTEQAPKSATLARFGGDEFIMVCEIDARKQAEDIASHVLGEISRPFRLDGERLTVGASLGVALLPDDGADIATLMQCADLALYHAKVGGGQTVSFFDAAMTRDLVRRREIEAELRAAIQRDELSIFFQPIVDLETGRIRAFEALVRWFHPEKGELRPDEFIPVAEETGVIITLGNWITSQAAKACAQWPEDVSVAVNLSPAQIRAPGAALGIHNALREAGLDPSRLELEVTESLFLDDDENTGRFMDELSALGVRFALDDFGTGFSSLGYINKFPFKKIKVDRSFVSGPNVGRKSEAIIRAVAKMGSTLEMDIVAEGLETVEQVNAVRDAGCNLGQGYYFSRAVPDYLAVMLLARERDEHEPRQQVL